In one window of Lampris incognitus isolate fLamInc1 chromosome 3, fLamInc1.hap2, whole genome shotgun sequence DNA:
- the brdt gene encoding bromodomain testis-specific protein, protein MSQVPTVKRNPPPPEVSNPEKPGRLTNQLQYLEKEVVKALWKHHFSWPFQKPVDAVALHLPDYYTIITNPMDLSTIKKRLHNNYYWTALECLQDFNAMFTNCYMYNRPGDDIVLMAQTLEKLFLEKLAQMPQGEYEVTAVTMKTSEKVKKTNSGTVKLRPHSLVSEVVVKQTVKVIPPEVSHSIPSSQLSTEINTTIKKGNKRKVDTTTSTAPAIMSCKLSPCGQLEPCKMISRRGSGRPVKQPRKDVSDSPHSVKKSKLSEQLKYCNSILREMFAKRHCSYAWPFYTPVDTVALGLYDYYDIIKQPMDLSTIRKKMDQRKYMNAQEFAGDVRLMFNNCFKYNPPSHEVVILARKLQDVFEARYVKIPKERESHPLPVNRVDAGKGVCSENSSNTSSNSESSSESESSDEEDRSMKLANLKEQFKLVHHQLQRLTRETLLKPKKKQKSKKDKRHKEKESLMKKHNSSKNKSELQSNVKGGSLMRNNIQGVPSEFEDQVLTVPMSYFEKRQLSLDINKLPDNKIGTLMSIIQNGEPTLKQSNQKKIEINIETLKPSTLRTLQGFVMKCLRKCPKNAPQRKLVKSKGEKWSEKLKDRGSSQVVGKEQTGVKKKTKGESMASQDLGQPSRLSDNSSSSSSYDSSSSSDCSTSDSSDSESVPKTKMQKNEDICRKAKFQVKTVMTCFL, encoded by the exons ATGTCTCAGGTGCCCACTGTGAAAAGAAATCCCCCTCCTCCAGAAGTTTCAAATCCCGAAAAGCCTGGACGTTTAACCAATCAGCTGCAGTATCTGGAGAAGGAAGTGGTGAAAGCCTTATGGAAGCATCATTTCTCCTGGCCCTTCCAAAAACCTGTTGATGCAGTGGCACTACATCTGCCA gATTATTATACCATTATAACCAATCCTATGGATCTAAGCACTATTAAGAAGCGTCTCCACAACAATTATTACTGGACAGCACTCGAATGTTTACAGGACTTTAATGCAATGTTCACAAACTGCTATATGTATAATCGG CCTGGAGATGACATTGTTTTAATGGCACAAACTTTAGAGAAACTCTTTTTAGAAAAACTGGCCCAAATGCCTCAGGGGGAGTATGAGGTGACAGCAGTGACCATGAAGACTTCAGAGAAAGTCAAGAAAACAaattcaggtacag TGAAGCTTAGACCCCACTCCCTTGTGTCAGAAGTTGTTGTCAAACAGACAGTAAAAGTCATCCCTCCTGAGGTGAGCCACTCCATTCCATCTTCCCAGCTCTCCACAGAGATCAATACAACG ATTAAGAAGGGCAATAAGAGAAAAGTAGACACCACAACTTCAACTGCACCAGCAATCATGAGCTGCAAGTTATCGCCTTGCGGGCAGTTGGAACCTTGTAAAATGATCTCCAGGCGGGGCAGTGGACGACCAGTCAAACAACCCAGGAAAGACGTATCTGATTCTCCCCATTCAGTCAAAAAGAGCAAACTTTCTGAACAGCTCAAATACTGCAATTCAATCCTGAGGGAAATGTTCGCAAAGAGGCACTGTTCATATGCATGGCCTTTCTACACCCCTGTTGATACAGTTGCCTTGGGCTTATATGACTATTATGACATTATCAAGCAGCCAATGGATCTAAGTACAATAAGG AAAAAAATGGATCAGCGAAAGTATATGAATGCTCAAGAGTTTGCTGGTGATGTCAGATTGATGTTTAACAACTGCTTTAAATATAATCCACCTTCCCATGAAGTAGTCATTTTGGCAAGAAAGCTTCAG GATGTTTTTGAGGCACGATATGTGAAAATTCCAAAAGAACGAGAAAGTCACCCCCTTCCTGTCAACAGAGTTGATGCAGGCAAAGGAGTCTGTTCTGAGAATTCCTCAAACACAAGTAGCAACAGCGAGAGCTCTTCAGAGTCAGAGAGTTCAGATGAAGAGGACAGGTCCATGAAGCTGGCTAATCTTAAAGAGCAG TTTAAGTTGGTTCATCATCAACTGCAGAGACTCACTCGGGAGACCCTACTGAAACCAAAGAAGAAACAGAAGTCTAAGAAGGACAAAAggcacaaagaaaaagaaagcctaATGAAAAAGCATAACTCCTCAAAAAACAAGTCCGAATTACAGAGCAATGTCAAAGGAGGTAGTCT AATGAGAAATAATATCCAAGGAGTGCCTTCTGAATTTGAGGATCAGGTGTTGACAGTTCCAATGTCCTACTTCGAGAAAAGGCAGTTGAGTCTTGACATAAACAAGCTACCTGATAACAAAATTGGCACATTGATGAGCATTATTCAGAATGGGGAGCCCACTTTGAAACAATCCAATCAAAAGAAGATTGAGATTAATATTGAAACACTGAAGCCTTCTAcattaaggaccctgcagggttTTGTCATGAAATGTCTGAGGAAATGCCCCAAAAATGCCCCCC AGAGAAAGTTGGTGAAATCCAAAGGAGAGAAGTGGTCTGAGAAACTAAAGGACAGGGGAAGTTCTCAGGTTGTTGGCAAAGAGCAGACTGGGGTTAAGAAAAAGACAAAAG GTGAATCTATGGCTTCCCAAGACCTAGGTCAGCCATCACGCCTTAGTGATAATAGCAGCTCTTCCTCCAGCTAtgacagcagcagtagtagtgattGTAGCACTTCTGATAGCAGTGACTCTGAATCAG